A genomic stretch from Oryzias latipes chromosome 24, ASM223467v1 includes:
- the LOC101173759 gene encoding meprin A subunit alpha: MKIFLTFGHVLFSPPSFLLTDVCAGMQHVSFMDSNSSNLSVIKDDHPDQSSHGFMGLFTAVRHKRFCQSHNMAFRGRPCKLPALVGVFVVLTVQAVPTFFGDDADAGDLREDIPEINRELKHLFEGDIAGHSSRNAILDETRRWKFPIPYILTDSLDLNAKGVILQAFEEYRLRSCVDFKPYEGESSFISFAKFSGCWSYVGDDKVGQNLSIGARCDTKAIVEHELLHALGFYHEQSRSDRDDYVKIWWDEIEEGKEHNFNKYEDDFITDLNTPYDYESIMHYRPLSFNKNESFPTITTTIPYFNGVIGQRMDFSEVDITRLNRMYDCANSLILLDQCTFELINICGMIQSEMDTADWVQTLGSPADADHTLAGRCRDSGYFMKFETSSGDVGNSALLESRILYPKRDVQCLEFFYRMTGAAGDKLVIWIRADDGTGNVQSLRRIHTITGDGDSTWKIAHVSLKVIEKFRYIFQGVRGSLSSSGAIFIDDITLSETVCPSAVWQIRNFTNVIENTPAWTPLKSKCFYNSEGYSFGISVYPNGRDSNYSDYVGIAFHLCSGENDGVMEWPVQNRQVTVIVMDQDPDVKLRMSSTKSFTTDNNTRWERPTASSGAAWDESCLCFRSVDFGWSTFMSHNHLYRKNYLKNNDLILTADFNDLTHLIKTEVPVVPAGQITAKKEVDEAERWKEPAKHREPRATHGCHPNLCLNGGVCVESGGKAFCRCATSQATFYTGQTCEKMNIDRRILGALIGGAAGTFVLTLAIFRVIRRTKADTL; the protein is encoded by the exons atgaaaatatttttgacgTTTGGACATGTTCTTTTTAGtcctccttcttttcttttgacgGACGTCTGTGCTGGTATGCAGCATGTCAGCTTTATGGACTCCAACAGCTCTAACCTGTCAGTCATTAAAGACGATCATCCCGATCAAAGTTCTCACGGCTTTATGGGCCTGTTTACTGCAGTCCGACACAAACGTTTCTGTCAGAGTCACAACATGGCTTTTAGAGGCCGTCCGTGCAAACTGCCTGCACTGGTTGGAGTCTTTGTGGTTTTGACG GTGCAAGCTGTTCCAACATTCTTCG GTGATGATGCAGATGCTGGGGATCTGAGAGAAGACATTCCTGAAATTAATCGAG AACTCAAACACTTGTTTGAAGGAGACATCGCCGGCCAC TCAAGCAGAAATGCCATTCTTGATGAAACAAGGAGATGGAAGTTCCCAATTCCCTACATCTTGACTGATTCTCTAG ACCTGAACGCCAAGGGGGTGATTCTCCAGGCATTTGAGGAGTATCGCTTACGATCCTGTGTGGACTTCAAGCCCTACGAAGGGGAATCCAGCTTCATCTCCTTTGCCAAGTTCTCTGG ATGCTGGTCTTACGTTGGGGATGATAAAGTTGGACAAAACCTGTCCATCGGAGCGAGGTGTGACACCAAGGCCATAGTGGAACACGAACTCCTCCACGCTTTGGGGTTCTATCACGAGCAGTCTCGTTCCGACAGAGACGACTACGTCAAAATCTGGTGGGACGAGATTGAAGAAG GAAAAGAgcacaattttaataaatacgAGGACGACTTCATCACCGATCTCAACACTCCGTATGACTATGAGTCCATCATGCACTACAGACCGTTATCTTTCAACAAGAATGAAAGTTTCcccaccatcaccaccaccatACCGTACTTCAATGGTGTCATTGGCCAGAGGATGGACTTCAGCGAAGTGGACATCACCCGGCTTAACCGCATGTACGACTGTG CCAATTCACTTATTCTGTTGGACCAGTGCACATTTGAGCTCATCAACATCTGTGGAATGATCCAGAGTGAGATGGACACTGCAGACTGGGTTCAGACGCTCGGAAGTCCAGCCGATGCAGATCACACCTTGGCAGGTCGCTGCAGAG ATTCTGGCTATTTTATGAAGTTTGAAACTTCCTCCGGGGATGTCGGCAACAGCGCCTTGCTGGAGTCACGCATCCTCTATCCAAAAAGAGACGTGCAGTGCCTGGAGTTTTTCTACAGGATGACTGGAGCAGCCGGGGACAAACTGGTCATATGGATCAGGGCTGATGATGGGACGGGGAATGTGCAAAGTCTCAGGAGGATCCACACCATAACAG GTGATGGAGACAGTACCTGGAAAATAGCCCATGTATCTCTTAAGGTGATCGAGAAGTTTCGTTATATCTTCCAAGGAGTTAGAGGATCATTGAGCTCCTCAGGGGCCATCTTCATTGATGACATTACTCTCAGTGAAACTGTGTGCCCCAGTGCGGTCTGGCAAATTCGAAACTTCACCAACGTCATTGAAAACACTCCAGCATGGACGCCACTTAAGAGCAAATGCTTCTACAACTCGGAGGGCTACTCATTTGGCATTAGCGTGTACCCAAATGGCAGAGACAGTAATTACTCAGACTATGTAGGCATTGCTTTCCATCTCTGCAGTGGCGAGaatgatggagtgatggagtggCCGGTTCAAAACAGGCAGGTCACTGTCATCGTCATGGACCAGGATCCAGATGTTAAACTGAGGATGTCTTCTACAAAGAGCTTCACCACAG ACAACAACACCCGCTGGGAAAGACCAACAGCCTCTTCAGGTGCAGCGTGGGACGAAAGCTGTCTGTGCTTCCGCAGTGTAGACTTTGGCTGGAGCACTTTTATGTCCCACAATCATCTGTACAGGAAAAACTATCTGAAGAACAATGACCTCATCCTGACTGCTGACTTTAATG ATTTGACTCATCTGATCAAGACTGAGGTTCCTGTAGTACCAGCCGGTCAGATCACTGCGAAAAAGGAAGTTGATGAGGCGGAAAGGTGGAAAGAACCAGCTAAACACAGAGAGCCACGTGCCACTCATGGCTGCCATCCCAACCTATGTTTAaatggaggtgtgtgtgtggagagtGGGGGCAAAGCCTTTTGCAG GTGTGCAACAAGCCAGGCCACCTTCTACACGGGCCAGACATGTGAAAAGATGAACATTGACAGGCGAATCCTGGGGGCTCTGATTGGAGGAGCAGCTGGGACATTTGTCTTGACTTTGGCCATTTTCCGTGTTATTCGAAGAACTAAAGCAGACACACTGTAG